A genomic stretch from Flavobacterium sp. KS-LB2 includes:
- the hisG gene encoding ATP phosphoribosyltransferase: MSTLKIAIQKSGRLNEDSIQILKDAGISIDNGIDQLKAEASNFPLEVLYLRNSDIPQYLMDGVVDIAIVGDNLLVEKGGNIEVIQKLGFSKCKVSVAVPKAFNYKSVKDLDGMRIATSYPKTVLDFFNSKGVTVDIHQISGSVEIAPNIGLADAIVDIVSSGSTLFKNNLKEVEVIFKSEAVLAVSPKVSPESQKIIDTLKFRIESVLRARKSKYILMNIPNDKIDAVGKILPVLRSLTVLPLAQEGWSSVHSVIDKDTFWDVIDQLKEVGAEGILVCPIEKMVL; encoded by the coding sequence ATGAGTACATTAAAAATTGCAATTCAAAAATCAGGGCGTTTAAACGAAGACAGCATTCAAATTCTAAAAGATGCTGGTATTTCAATCGACAACGGAATCGACCAGTTAAAAGCCGAAGCATCAAACTTCCCTTTAGAGGTTTTATATTTAAGAAATTCAGATATCCCACAATATTTAATGGATGGTGTTGTAGATATTGCTATAGTTGGCGATAATTTATTGGTCGAAAAAGGAGGTAATATTGAAGTAATTCAAAAATTAGGTTTTTCAAAATGTAAAGTATCTGTTGCGGTACCAAAAGCATTTAATTATAAATCTGTAAAAGATCTTGACGGAATGCGTATTGCTACTTCCTATCCTAAAACAGTACTTGATTTTTTCAATTCCAAAGGCGTAACAGTCGATATTCACCAGATTTCAGGTTCAGTAGAAATAGCTCCAAACATTGGTTTAGCAGATGCTATTGTTGATATTGTTTCCAGCGGAAGCACTTTATTTAAGAATAATCTGAAAGAGGTTGAAGTTATTTTTAAAAGTGAAGCGGTTTTAGCGGTTTCTCCAAAAGTAAGCCCCGAATCTCAAAAAATAATTGACACCTTAAAATTCAGAATAGAATCTGTTTTAAGAGCAAGAAAATCAAAGTATATTTTGATGAATATTCCAAATGATAAAATTGATGCTGTTGGAAAAATTCTTCCTGTACTAAGAAGTTTAACCGTTTTACCTCTCGCACAAGAAGGGTGGAGCAGCGTACACTCTGTAATCGACAAAGACACTTTTTGGGATGTGATTGATCAGTTGAAAGAAGTTGGAGCCGAAGGGATTTTGGTTTGTCCAATTGAAAAAATGGTCCTTTAA
- the hisD gene encoding histidinol dehydrogenase, whose product MNKIYNPKPETWSAILERPTKTVDDIELTVKEIFKEVQKKGDAAVAKYTSLFDGATIDAIEVTQFEIEQAIASISTELKEAISLAKSNIEKFHTAQKTERVVVETIEGVNCWQEKRPIQKIGLYIPGGTAPLFSTVLMLAVPAEIAGCNEIVLCSPPDKNGTINPAILYTANLCGVTKILKVGGIQAIAAMTFGTETIPKVYKIFGPGNQFVTVAKQLATQFGVAIDMPAGPSELLIVADDSAVPAFVASDLLSQAEHGADSQVILVSTSKKLIDAVENEIQTQMDLLPRKSIAEKAIANSKLIFVENDKIALDLINEYGPEHFIICSKFDDFYSNGVQNAGSVFIGNFTPESAGDYASGTNHTLPTNGYAKNYSGVNLDSFTKAMTFQKITETGIQNIGRAIEMMAEAEGLQAHKNAVTLRLKAIEDGK is encoded by the coding sequence ATGAACAAAATATACAATCCAAAACCAGAAACATGGTCCGCTATTTTAGAAAGGCCTACAAAAACGGTAGATGACATTGAGTTAACAGTAAAAGAAATTTTTAAAGAAGTTCAGAAAAAAGGAGATGCCGCTGTAGCAAAGTATACATCGCTTTTTGACGGTGCTACAATCGATGCAATTGAAGTTACTCAATTCGAAATCGAACAAGCAATTGCATCCATTTCTACTGAATTGAAAGAAGCTATTTCACTTGCTAAGTCAAATATTGAAAAATTTCATACCGCCCAAAAAACAGAAAGAGTGGTTGTTGAAACCATTGAAGGAGTTAACTGTTGGCAAGAAAAAAGACCCATTCAAAAAATTGGCTTGTATATTCCTGGGGGAACAGCACCTTTATTTTCAACAGTATTGATGCTTGCTGTTCCAGCAGAAATTGCAGGTTGTAACGAAATTGTTCTGTGTTCTCCTCCAGATAAAAATGGGACTATAAATCCAGCTATTTTATATACTGCCAATTTATGTGGTGTTACTAAAATATTAAAAGTAGGCGGGATTCAAGCTATTGCAGCAATGACTTTTGGAACAGAAACGATTCCTAAAGTGTATAAAATTTTTGGTCCCGGAAATCAATTTGTGACCGTGGCTAAGCAATTGGCAACACAATTTGGCGTAGCAATTGATATGCCGGCGGGTCCATCAGAATTGTTGATTGTTGCTGACGATTCTGCAGTTCCGGCTTTTGTAGCTTCGGATTTATTGTCACAAGCAGAACACGGAGCAGATAGTCAAGTAATTTTAGTTTCTACATCTAAAAAATTAATTGATGCTGTTGAAAACGAAATTCAAACTCAAATGGATTTACTTCCGCGAAAGTCGATAGCCGAAAAAGCAATTGCGAATTCAAAATTAATTTTTGTTGAAAATGATAAAATCGCCTTGGACTTAATCAATGAATATGGACCGGAACATTTTATCATTTGTTCCAAATTTGATGATTTTTATAGTAATGGCGTTCAAAATGCAGGATCTGTATTTATAGGGAATTTTACTCCTGAAAGCGCTGGAGATTATGCTTCAGGAACCAATCATACGTTGCCAACAAACGGTTATGCCAAGAATTACAGTGGCGTAAATCTAGATAGTTTCACTAAAGCAATGACTTTTCAAAAAATAACTGAAACAGGAATTCAAAATATAGGTAGAGCTATTGAAATGATGGCTGAAGCCGAAGGATTACAAGCACACAAAAATGCAGTTACATTACGATTAAAAGCAATTGAAGATGGAAAATAG
- a CDS encoding DUF2231 domain-containing protein, with translation MNDAHLHMVVNHFPIIGTIFGLGILIAGIVLKNKSIQNTAYVLFVIAAVFGFFSMSTGEGAEEMVEDFPGIGKAIIHEHEEIAEKLAIVLYLLSGISILGLILNVQRHSKAKFISFVAVVVAVLGVYLATLVGTSGGEIRHTEIREESVLNVANDTNSNESESSVTRDKK, from the coding sequence ATGAATGATGCTCATTTACACATGGTGGTAAACCATTTTCCAATTATTGGGACGATTTTTGGCCTTGGAATTTTAATCGCTGGGATAGTACTCAAGAACAAGTCCATACAAAATACAGCTTATGTATTATTTGTAATTGCAGCTGTTTTTGGCTTTTTTAGCATGTCTACCGGTGAAGGAGCAGAGGAAATGGTAGAGGATTTTCCTGGAATAGGAAAAGCAATTATTCACGAACATGAGGAAATAGCAGAGAAACTAGCTATTGTATTATATTTATTAAGTGGAATTTCTATTTTAGGCCTAATTTTGAATGTGCAAAGACACTCCAAAGCAAAATTTATTTCCTTCGTAGCTGTAGTCGTTGCTGTTTTAGGGGTTTATCTAGCAACCTTGGTAGGAACTTCAGGTGGTGAAATTCGTCATACTGAAATTAGAGAAGAAAGCGTTCTCAATGTTGCAAACGATACAAATTCTAATGAGAGCGAATCAAGTGTAACGAGAGACAAAAAGTAA